CTTCCCAGTCTGCAGGTTTATTGGCAGACAACTGAATATCTTTCAGTAATGAGGAACCAGTGTTTCTTACTTCCAACTCTATTTTCTTCACATCACCAGCTGTGACATCTGTGCTCAATAACCCGCGAGGAGTAGTCAGTTCCATTTGATAAGAACCGGTGACAACTACTTCCAGTTCCAATTCGGCAGAAGTTGAACCTGTAGCGGCACGTACCGGAATCTTATAGCTGCCGGCTTCGACATTGGCAGGAGGGGTAATATCTATACTTACATTCTGTGTACTGTTTGCTTCTACTTGTGCAGAAGTGGCTTGTTTGTAGTTCGGCTTAAAAACTACATTCCACCCTCTGGGGGCATTGGCCATCAAAGCATATAGCTGCTGATCGGCGGTCTGATTCTTTAAAGTAGCACTGAAAGTGAAGGTTGATTTCGAATTTCCCTGCATATTGGGCTGGTCAGTAGTAAATTCAGTTTGGTATGTTCCTTTTTGAGCAACCACCACATCCAAAGGAAGTTTAGCGTTTCCGGCATATACCACAAAATGATAGTTGCCTTTGTTCACCTTTAATGGGACTTCGACTTTTAAATTAAAAGTCTTTTTCTCTTTGGGAAGTACCGACAGCTGGCTAAGGCTCCAGCCACCGGATTTCATTTCGTGTTTCCAACTTGCTGATAATCCGCTGACAGAAAGATTAGCATTCGTCAACTGGTCTGTGTTGTTGATAAGATCAATACTATAATCAATTGACGCTCCGGGTGATACGGAAATTTTTGTGTAAGGTGTGTACAAAATCACGCTTTTAGGTATTGAATCATTA
The Bacteroides luhongzhouii DNA segment above includes these coding regions:
- a CDS encoding NEW3 domain-containing protein → MTMRTNYFLLLAILLGVIPMSYTHANDSIPKSVILYTPYTKISVSPGASIDYSIDLINNTDQLTNANLSVSGLSASWKHEMKSGGWSLSQLSVLPKEKKTFNLKVEVPLKVNKGNYHFVVYAGNAKLPLDVVVAQKGTYQTEFTTDQPNMQGNSKSTFTFSATLKNQTADQQLYALMANAPRGWNVVFKPNYKQATSAQVEANSTQNVSIDITPPANVEAGSYKIPVRAATGSTSAELELEVVVTGSYQMELTTPRGLLSTDVTAGDVKKIELEVRNTGSSLLKDIQLSANKPADWEVTFEPSKVDALKAGETSTVMATLKASKKALPGDYVTTIMAKTPEVNADAQFRIAVKTPMIWGWVGVLIIIATIGVVYYLFRKYGRR